The Desulfomicrobium escambiense DSM 10707 genome includes a region encoding these proteins:
- a CDS encoding ATP-binding protein, with protein sequence MKCKRCHVPAVVALPSHHTAFCRECFLVFARRLVERAIKEHDMFTFEDRILIAISGGKDSLALSWMLQDLGYNIEGLHIDLGIPESSPIARGYTERFCEKHGIRLHVIETASMGLAMCDVKKRVKRPICSVCGQTKRYLFNRFAMDNGFTALATGHNLDDETSRLFANVMRWDVEYLSDQGPVMPAEGGFAKKVKPLFRMSEFETANLCFLAGIDYGYAPCPYSSKASFPIYKKLLSDLEDIQPGRKIRFYDGFLKDGRPGFAPRGETSVAIQPCTTCGYPTSAGECGFCRLKAMMNEGKEEG encoded by the coding sequence ATGAAGTGCAAACGCTGCCACGTCCCGGCCGTCGTCGCCCTGCCCAGCCACCACACGGCCTTCTGCAGGGAGTGCTTCCTGGTCTTCGCCCGCCGTCTGGTGGAGCGGGCCATCAAGGAGCACGACATGTTCACCTTCGAGGACCGCATCCTCATCGCCATCTCCGGCGGCAAGGACTCCCTGGCCCTGTCCTGGATGCTGCAGGATCTGGGCTACAACATCGAAGGGCTGCACATCGACCTGGGCATCCCCGAGTCATCGCCCATCGCCCGCGGCTACACCGAACGCTTCTGCGAAAAGCACGGCATCCGGCTGCACGTCATCGAAACGGCCTCCATGGGCCTGGCCATGTGCGACGTGAAGAAGCGCGTGAAGCGCCCCATCTGCTCGGTCTGCGGCCAGACCAAGCGCTACCTTTTCAACCGCTTCGCCATGGACAACGGCTTCACGGCCCTGGCCACGGGCCACAACCTCGACGACGAGACCTCGCGCCTCTTCGCCAATGTCATGCGCTGGGACGTGGAGTACCTGAGTGACCAGGGCCCGGTCATGCCGGCCGAGGGCGGCTTCGCCAAGAAGGTCAAGCCCCTCTTCCGCATGTCCGAGTTCGAGACGGCCAACCTCTGCTTCCTGGCCGGCATCGACTACGGCTACGCCCCCTGCCCCTACAGCTCCAAGGCCAGCTTCCCCATCTACAAGAAGCTCCTCTCGGACCTGGAGGACATCCAGCCAGGCCGCAAGATCCGCTTCTACGACGGCTTCCTCAAGGATGGCCGCCCCGGCTTCGCCCCCCGCGGCGAAACCTCCGTCGCCATCCAGCCCTGCACGACCTGCGGCTACCCCACCTCAGCCGGGGAATGCGGCTTCTGCAGGCTGAAAGCGATGATGAACGAGGGGAAAGAGGAAGGTTAG
- a CDS encoding bifunctional acetate--CoA ligase family protein/GNAT family N-acetyltransferase: MSVKHLDLLFKPNSLAIIGASRDPNSVSAILMRNLMSGKFLGPVLPVSGAQEAIFGVLSYVSVTSLPLTPDMAIICSSVFDAPDRLSELADNGTHVAVIMDPGYALLDGPQKAQIDERIRQVSRDKDIRVLGPGSLGMIVPASGVNASLSRVGAKEGRIAFVTQSDSLFESVLDWARTNNVGFSHCVSLGRQLDIDFSSVLDYLGSDPATKAILLYIENIQDARRFMSAARASARNKPILVIRPRRLPCELRDAASELTEMDQDQIYDAAFRRAGMVRVDDIDSLFEGARTLANYKPLRGNGLAIVTNGQSIGLLAADTLIQGGGELAAITEETQLKLEEILGPERCSDNPVTLPYNASPEDYARVLSILVRAKDVGCVLILHVPFQGTSSLEIAQAVTQVAKTSRCLVLANWLGEETVRDTKDVFEDAAIPVFDRPGKAIMAYLHMLRYKRTQKILMQTPDSLPADFFPDTEHALDIIRKALSEDRTQLSEEESRQVLASYGVPVVETRICKSAMQAVDAASEIGFPVALKIRSPQIAQPFDIGGIALDLTTPDLVFEAAANMSARVHSQVPNAYIEGFTVQKMGRRPGAHELFISVFTDKVFGPILRFGHGGVSAPVINDHAMTLPPLNMGLARELIYRTRISKLLQGSRRQAAADIDDICLALIQISQMVIDLPQITTLEMNPIFADDQGVLALGARIWIQPATLTGPERLAIRPYPRELEECVRLKNGDQILLRPIRPEDAQAHLDFIHGLSEEDLRLRFFGLVQNFVLSDMPKFTQIDYDREMAFIATRLVDGKPETLGVVRTSTKPDNSSAEFAIIVRSDMKGTGLGSMLFEKMIRYCKSRGTRYLEGQTMPRNKGMIGLAKRFGLAVTHNYEEELVEMRLPLWEWEPGR; this comes from the coding sequence ATGAGCGTCAAACACCTGGATCTGTTGTTCAAGCCCAATTCCCTGGCCATCATCGGCGCTTCGCGCGACCCCAACTCGGTCAGCGCCATCCTCATGCGCAATCTCATGTCCGGAAAATTCCTGGGCCCGGTGCTGCCCGTGTCCGGAGCCCAGGAGGCCATCTTCGGAGTGCTGTCCTACGTCAGCGTCACGTCCCTGCCCCTGACCCCGGACATGGCCATCATCTGCTCCTCAGTCTTCGACGCCCCGGACCGTTTGTCCGAACTGGCCGATAACGGCACCCACGTGGCCGTCATCATGGACCCGGGCTACGCCCTCCTGGACGGCCCGCAGAAGGCCCAGATAGACGAGCGCATCCGCCAGGTCTCCCGCGACAAGGACATCCGCGTCCTGGGCCCCGGGAGCCTGGGCATGATCGTGCCCGCTTCGGGCGTCAACGCGAGCCTGTCGCGCGTGGGCGCCAAGGAGGGCCGCATCGCCTTCGTCACCCAGTCCGACAGCCTCTTCGAGTCCGTTCTCGACTGGGCCCGGACCAACAACGTCGGCTTTTCCCACTGCGTCTCCCTGGGCCGCCAGCTGGACATCGACTTCAGCTCGGTCCTCGACTACCTCGGCTCCGACCCGGCCACCAAGGCCATTCTGCTCTACATCGAGAACATCCAGGACGCCCGGCGCTTCATGTCCGCGGCCCGGGCCAGCGCCCGCAACAAGCCCATCCTCGTCATCCGCCCCCGGCGCCTGCCCTGCGAACTGCGCGACGCGGCCAGCGAGCTGACCGAGATGGACCAGGACCAGATCTACGACGCCGCCTTCCGTCGTGCCGGCATGGTCCGCGTGGACGACATCGACTCCCTGTTCGAGGGCGCCCGCACCCTGGCCAACTACAAGCCCCTGCGCGGCAACGGCCTGGCCATCGTGACCAACGGGCAGAGCATCGGCCTGCTGGCCGCCGACACGCTCATCCAGGGGGGAGGGGAACTGGCCGCCATCACCGAGGAGACCCAGCTCAAGCTGGAGGAGATCCTCGGCCCCGAACGCTGCTCCGACAACCCGGTCACCCTGCCGTACAACGCCTCGCCCGAAGACTACGCCCGTGTCCTGAGCATTCTGGTGCGGGCCAAGGACGTGGGCTGCGTGCTTATCCTGCACGTTCCCTTCCAGGGCACGTCGAGCCTCGAGATCGCCCAGGCCGTGACCCAGGTGGCCAAGACCAGCCGCTGCCTGGTGCTGGCCAACTGGCTCGGCGAGGAGACCGTGCGCGACACCAAGGACGTCTTCGAGGACGCGGCCATCCCGGTCTTCGACCGGCCGGGCAAGGCCATCATGGCCTACCTGCACATGCTGCGCTACAAGCGCACCCAGAAGATCCTCATGCAGACCCCGGACTCCCTGCCCGCGGACTTCTTCCCGGACACGGAGCACGCCCTGGACATCATCAGAAAGGCCTTGAGCGAGGACCGCACCCAGCTCTCCGAGGAGGAGTCCCGCCAGGTCCTGGCCTCCTACGGCGTGCCCGTGGTCGAGACCCGCATCTGCAAGTCGGCCATGCAGGCCGTGGACGCCGCCTCGGAGATCGGCTTCCCCGTGGCCCTCAAGATCCGCTCGCCGCAGATCGCCCAGCCCTTCGACATCGGCGGCATCGCCTTGGACCTGACCACCCCGGACCTCGTCTTCGAGGCCGCGGCCAACATGTCCGCCCGCGTGCACTCCCAGGTGCCCAACGCCTACATCGAGGGCTTCACCGTGCAGAAGATGGGCCGCCGCCCCGGCGCCCACGAGCTGTTCATCTCCGTCTTCACGGACAAGGTCTTCGGGCCCATCCTGCGCTTCGGCCACGGCGGCGTCTCGGCCCCGGTCATCAACGACCACGCCATGACCCTGCCGCCCCTGAACATGGGGCTGGCCCGGGAGCTCATCTACCGCACGCGCATCTCCAAGCTGCTACAGGGCTCCCGCCGGCAGGCCGCGGCCGACATCGACGACATCTGCCTGGCCCTCATCCAGATCAGCCAGATGGTCATCGACCTGCCCCAGATCACCACCCTGGAGATGAACCCCATCTTCGCCGACGACCAGGGAGTACTGGCCCTGGGCGCACGCATCTGGATTCAGCCGGCCACGCTCACGGGCCCCGAACGTCTGGCCATCCGCCCCTACCCGCGCGAACTGGAGGAGTGCGTGCGCCTCAAGAACGGCGACCAGATCCTCCTGCGGCCCATCCGTCCCGAGGACGCTCAGGCCCATCTCGATTTCATCCACGGCCTGTCCGAGGAGGACCTGCGCCTGCGCTTCTTCGGCCTGGTCCAGAACTTCGTGTTGAGCGACATGCCCAAGTTCACTCAGATCGACTACGACCGCGAGATGGCCTTCATCGCCACGCGCCTCGTCGACGGCAAGCCCGAGACCCTCGGGGTGGTCCGCACCTCCACCAAGCCCGACAACTCCTCGGCCGAGTTCGCCATCATCGTGCGTTCGGACATGAAGGGCACTGGCCTGGGCTCCATGCTCTTCGAAAAGATGATCCGCTACTGCAAGAGCCGCGGCACCCGTTACCTCGAAGGCCAGACCATGCCCCGCAACAAGGGCATGATCGGCCTGGCCAAGCGCTTCGGCCTGGCCGTGACCCACAACTACGAGGAAGAGCTGGTCGAGATGCGCCTGCCCCTCTGGGAATGGGAGCCCGGCCGTTAA
- a CDS encoding TetR/AcrR family transcriptional regulator — protein MSRPVMKREIIEESAIRLFATKGLARTTIKDIAVAAGVTEGALYRWYDGKEEMAWKLFNRELDQFTHLVSEMLFDDRLPFALRLGQAVQTIYDYYHYNSDQFAFILLTQHGFPEDKLLSRETEPHGLAERFVGQAVGLGEIPPCDADLFAGLIMGAIMQPLVLHRYGKIELTPDTPELVTAACLRLLGVRA, from the coding sequence ATGTCACGACCCGTCATGAAACGCGAAATCATAGAGGAATCGGCCATCCGCCTTTTCGCCACCAAGGGGCTGGCGCGCACGACCATCAAGGACATCGCCGTAGCCGCGGGGGTGACGGAAGGTGCCCTGTACCGGTGGTACGACGGCAAGGAGGAGATGGCCTGGAAGCTCTTCAACCGCGAGCTGGACCAGTTCACGCACCTCGTGTCCGAGATGCTCTTCGACGACCGCCTGCCCTTCGCCCTGCGCCTGGGCCAGGCCGTGCAGACCATCTACGACTACTATCATTACAATAGCGACCAGTTCGCCTTCATCCTGCTGACCCAGCACGGGTTCCCGGAAGACAAGCTGCTGTCCCGCGAGACCGAGCCCCACGGGCTGGCCGAGCGCTTCGTGGGTCAGGCCGTGGGCCTGGGCGAAATCCCGCCCTGCGACGCGGACCTCTTCGCCGGTCTGATCATGGGCGCCATCATGCAGCCGCTGGTCCTGCACCGCTACGGCAAGATCGAACTGACGCCCGACACGCCCGAACTGGTCACGGCCGCCTGCCTGCGCCTGCTGGGTGTGAGGGCATGA
- the acs gene encoding acetate--CoA ligase, translating into MSPENIQSLQHEERLFTPPAAPRAHIPDMVTYEAHYRRADQDPEGYWGDRAKELVSWFKPWDKVLDCDFTEPRINWFVNGKLNVSYNCLDRHVENGLGDKTAIIWQGEPEEDVRHITFRELLADVVRFANILKKLGVSRGDRVALYMPMVPELAVAMLACTRIGATHSIVFAGFSASSLMNRIQDCEAKILVTADAVLRAGKKIPLKGNVDEALNGCPSVTSCIVLRRAGNDVNMVVGRDLWWHDVMADPNLPATCPCEEMDAEDLLFILYTSGSTGKPKGVVHTTGGYLTYAAHTTQYVFNLFEDDIHFCTADVGWITGHTYIVYGPLTLGVTSLMFEGVPSYPDPSRFWHIVEKFKVTSFYTAPTVIRALMRDGVEWTQKNDLSSLRVLGSVGEPINPEAWMWYHANVGKSKLPVVDTWWQTETGGILITALPFATPLKPGSASLPMPGVHARIVDNDGNPTGANEGGNLVIERPWPGMLRGVFGDPARFRQQYFERFPGRYESGDGARQDGDGYFWIMGRLDDVINVSGHRLGTAEIESALVSHPAVAEAAVVGMPHDIKGQAIYAYVTLRADVDESDDLIKALRNHVRKEIGPLASPEVIQFTLGLPKTRSGKIMRRVLRKITAGSTAMEDFGDTSTLADPTVIQDLIAGRHI; encoded by the coding sequence ATGAGTCCTGAAAATATCCAGAGCCTGCAGCACGAAGAACGCCTTTTCACCCCTCCCGCGGCACCCCGCGCCCACATCCCGGACATGGTCACCTACGAGGCCCACTACCGCCGCGCCGACCAGGACCCGGAAGGCTACTGGGGCGACCGGGCCAAAGAGCTGGTCAGCTGGTTCAAGCCCTGGGACAAGGTCCTGGACTGCGATTTCACCGAGCCGCGCATCAACTGGTTCGTCAACGGCAAGCTCAACGTCAGCTACAACTGCCTCGACCGGCACGTGGAAAACGGCCTGGGCGACAAGACGGCGATCATCTGGCAGGGCGAGCCCGAGGAGGACGTCCGTCACATCACCTTCCGTGAGCTGCTGGCCGACGTCGTCCGTTTCGCCAACATCCTGAAGAAGCTGGGCGTGTCGCGCGGCGACCGCGTGGCCCTGTACATGCCCATGGTGCCCGAGCTGGCCGTGGCCATGCTGGCCTGCACGCGCATCGGCGCCACCCATTCCATCGTCTTCGCCGGTTTTTCGGCTTCGAGCCTCATGAACCGCATCCAGGACTGCGAGGCCAAGATTCTGGTCACGGCCGACGCGGTGCTGCGCGCCGGCAAGAAGATCCCCTTGAAGGGCAACGTGGACGAGGCCCTGAACGGCTGCCCGAGCGTGACGAGCTGCATCGTGCTGAGGCGCGCCGGCAACGACGTGAACATGGTCGTGGGCCGGGACCTCTGGTGGCACGACGTCATGGCCGACCCGAACCTCCCCGCGACCTGCCCCTGCGAGGAGATGGACGCCGAAGACCTGCTCTTCATCCTCTACACCAGCGGCTCCACGGGCAAGCCCAAGGGCGTGGTGCACACCACCGGCGGCTACCTGACGTACGCGGCCCACACAACCCAGTACGTCTTCAACCTCTTCGAGGACGACATCCATTTCTGCACGGCCGACGTGGGCTGGATCACGGGCCACACCTACATCGTCTACGGGCCGCTGACGCTCGGCGTGACGTCCCTCATGTTCGAGGGCGTGCCTTCCTACCCCGACCCGTCGCGCTTCTGGCACATCGTCGAGAAGTTCAAGGTTACGAGCTTCTACACCGCGCCCACGGTCATCCGGGCGCTCATGCGCGACGGCGTTGAGTGGACGCAGAAGAACGACCTGTCCTCCCTGCGCGTCCTGGGCAGCGTCGGCGAGCCCATCAATCCCGAAGCCTGGATGTGGTACCACGCCAACGTCGGCAAGTCGAAGCTGCCCGTGGTCGACACCTGGTGGCAGACCGAGACGGGCGGCATCCTCATCACGGCCCTGCCCTTCGCCACTCCCTTGAAGCCTGGCTCGGCCTCCCTGCCCATGCCCGGCGTGCACGCCCGCATCGTCGACAACGACGGCAACCCCACGGGCGCCAACGAAGGCGGCAACCTCGTCATCGAACGCCCCTGGCCGGGCATGCTGCGCGGCGTCTTCGGGGACCCGGCCCGCTTCCGCCAGCAGTACTTCGAGCGCTTCCCGGGCCGCTACGAGTCCGGCGACGGCGCGCGCCAGGACGGCGACGGCTACTTCTGGATCATGGGCCGCCTGGACGACGTCATCAACGTCTCGGGTCACCGCCTGGGCACGGCCGAGATCGAGTCGGCCCTGGTCTCCCACCCGGCCGTGGCCGAGGCGGCCGTGGTCGGCATGCCCCACGACATCAAGGGCCAAGCCATCTACGCCTACGTAACCCTGCGCGCCGACGTGGACGAGTCCGACGACCTGATCAAGGCCCTTCGCAACCACGTGCGCAAGGAGATCGGGCCCCTGGCCTCGCCCGAGGTCATCCAGTTCACCCTGGGCCTGCCCAAGACGCGCAGCGGCAAGATCATGCGCCGCGTGCTGCGCAAGATCACGGCCGGCTCCACCGCCATGGAGGACTTCGGCGACACCTCCACCCTCGCCGACCCGACCGTCATCCAGGATCTCATCGCCGGTCGCCATATCTGA
- a CDS encoding MFS transporter, with protein MSAGRRLLGIRGFLPYLTVVLVNAMIDLGHKIVIQNTVFKVYDGSTQIGLTALVNACILLPFIMFFTPAGFLADRFSKHQVMRWTAFFAVPLTALIYGSYLLGWFEAAFALTLILAAQSAFYSPAKYGYIKEMAGKDNLGMANGVVQAVTIVAILLGGVLFSVVFEALIGEASTKSDILQAIAPSGLLLFAGAVAQTLVALRIPKHKDGDATLRLDRTAYVRGEYLKKNLKNIWDNRTIRLSVLGLSLFWAVNQVLFAAFGAHLKESAGVTSTVIAQGLLAIGGVGIIVGSVTAGRLSKTYIETGVIPLAAVGMTACLALIPAIHDTVALGLLLTVYGFFGGLFVVPLNALIQFNAEDSDLGTILAGNNFIQNVAMLAFLCGTVLASLTGLASVPIILTLAGVMAFGTFHTLHHLPQSLMRFLLRVVFAQHYRLTVSGLQNIPSRGGVLLLGNHTSWIDWAVLHLAVPRPVRFVMTRRYYDRWYLRWFLDLYRVIPITSSAASKSALRTITETLKAGECVVLFPEGAISRNGQLGPFRRGYAIPATQADCPIVPFYLRGLWGSRWSAVSRHFRRNTDGALTRDVNLCFGPALPPSASPMEVKDAVHRMSILAWQEFADSQPSIPVKWLQAVCRAPGRLAVADSAGVRLTAEEMALCALRLARVLATRPERSVGVILPPGARGAVANMAALMAGKTVVNLDPGLGEEELRGCLRQAGAGLVLGEEGARAVDMVDFMDCVDFVDARKGMRQEWAARALLRLLPGRLVRLALPGRAAGADTAAVVFVERGGERVGVRLSHANIITNGRQVSSLFTPRGDDVLLTAMPLHEALGLTTTMFLPLLESVPVVCHRDPMDARAVGRLCAEFEATLLCAAPEALAAYAAADALHPLMFSSLRFVLSGGETLDSATVRDFRQKFGLMIHDGYGTTETTPVATVNAPDVLNPADLSIQQGRKPGTVGLPLPGSALRIVDPGTLEDLPHGETGRILIGGTQVMQGYLGRDAADGVIERDGIRWFATQDLGRLDEDGFLILAGRGTD; from the coding sequence ATGAGCGCCGGCCGCCGGCTCCTCGGCATCCGCGGCTTCCTGCCCTACCTGACGGTGGTGCTGGTCAACGCCATGATCGACCTGGGGCACAAGATCGTCATCCAGAACACGGTCTTCAAGGTCTACGACGGCTCGACGCAGATCGGACTGACAGCGCTGGTCAACGCCTGCATCCTGCTGCCCTTCATCATGTTCTTCACGCCGGCCGGCTTCCTGGCCGACCGCTTCTCCAAACACCAGGTCATGCGCTGGACGGCCTTCTTCGCCGTGCCCCTGACCGCCCTCATCTACGGCAGCTACCTGCTGGGCTGGTTCGAGGCGGCCTTCGCCCTGACGCTCATCCTGGCGGCGCAGTCGGCCTTCTACTCGCCGGCCAAGTACGGATACATCAAGGAGATGGCCGGCAAGGACAACCTCGGCATGGCCAACGGCGTGGTCCAGGCCGTGACCATCGTGGCCATCCTTCTGGGCGGCGTGCTCTTTTCCGTGGTCTTCGAGGCCCTCATCGGCGAGGCCTCCACCAAGTCGGACATCCTGCAGGCCATCGCACCCAGCGGCCTGCTCCTCTTCGCCGGCGCCGTGGCCCAGACCCTCGTGGCCTTGCGCATCCCCAAGCACAAGGACGGCGACGCCACCCTGCGCCTGGATCGCACGGCCTATGTCCGCGGCGAATACTTAAAGAAGAACCTGAAGAACATCTGGGACAACCGGACCATCCGTCTCTCGGTCCTGGGCCTGTCGCTTTTCTGGGCCGTGAACCAGGTGCTCTTCGCGGCCTTCGGGGCCCACCTCAAGGAGTCGGCCGGCGTGACCTCCACCGTCATCGCCCAGGGGCTTCTGGCCATCGGCGGCGTGGGCATCATCGTCGGCTCCGTCACGGCCGGGCGGCTCTCGAAGACCTACATCGAGACGGGTGTCATCCCCCTGGCGGCCGTGGGCATGACGGCCTGCCTGGCCCTCATCCCGGCCATACACGACACCGTGGCCCTGGGGCTCCTGCTGACCGTCTACGGCTTCTTCGGCGGGCTCTTCGTCGTGCCGCTGAACGCGCTCATCCAGTTCAACGCCGAGGACTCGGACCTGGGCACCATCCTGGCCGGCAACAACTTCATCCAGAATGTGGCCATGCTGGCCTTCTTGTGCGGGACGGTCCTCGCCTCCCTGACGGGCCTGGCCAGCGTGCCCATCATCCTGACCCTGGCGGGCGTCATGGCCTTCGGGACCTTCCACACCCTGCACCACCTGCCTCAGTCACTGATGCGCTTCCTGCTGCGCGTGGTCTTCGCCCAGCATTACCGCCTGACGGTCAGCGGCCTGCAGAACATCCCGTCAAGGGGCGGCGTGCTGCTCCTGGGCAACCACACCAGTTGGATCGACTGGGCCGTGCTGCATCTGGCCGTGCCCCGGCCCGTGCGCTTCGTCATGACGCGGCGCTACTACGACCGCTGGTACCTGCGCTGGTTCCTGGACCTCTACCGGGTCATCCCCATCACGTCCTCGGCTGCCAGCAAGTCGGCCCTGCGGACCATCACCGAGACCCTCAAGGCCGGGGAGTGCGTGGTCCTCTTTCCCGAAGGCGCCATCAGCCGCAACGGTCAGCTCGGCCCCTTCCGCCGCGGCTACGCCATCCCGGCCACCCAGGCCGACTGCCCCATCGTGCCCTTCTACCTTCGCGGCCTGTGGGGCAGCCGCTGGTCCGCCGTGAGCCGCCATTTCCGGCGCAACACCGACGGCGCCCTGACCCGCGACGTGAATCTCTGCTTCGGACCGGCCCTGCCGCCGTCGGCCTCGCCCATGGAAGTCAAGGACGCCGTGCACCGCATGTCCATTCTGGCCTGGCAGGAGTTCGCCGACTCCCAGCCCTCCATCCCCGTCAAATGGCTGCAGGCCGTGTGCCGCGCCCCGGGACGCCTGGCCGTGGCCGACTCCGCCGGCGTGCGCCTGACGGCCGAGGAAATGGCCCTGTGCGCCCTGCGCCTGGCCCGCGTCCTGGCCACACGCCCCGAGCGCTCGGTGGGCGTCATACTGCCCCCCGGAGCCAGGGGGGCCGTGGCCAACATGGCCGCGCTCATGGCCGGCAAGACCGTGGTCAACCTGGACCCGGGACTGGGCGAGGAAGAACTGCGCGGCTGCCTGCGGCAGGCCGGAGCCGGGCTGGTGCTGGGGGAAGAGGGCGCGCGGGCCGTGGACATGGTGGACTTCATGGACTGCGTGGACTTTGTGGACGCGCGCAAGGGCATGCGGCAGGAGTGGGCGGCTCGTGCGCTGCTGCGGCTGTTGCCGGGGCGGCTGGTGCGGCTGGCCCTGCCCGGGCGGGCGGCCGGCGCGGACACTGCTGCCGTGGTCTTTGTCGAGCGCGGCGGAGAGCGTGTGGGCGTGCGGCTCAGCCATGCCAACATCATCACCAACGGCCGCCAGGTGTCCTCGCTCTTCACGCCGCGCGGTGACGACGTGCTGCTGACGGCCATGCCCCTGCACGAGGCCCTGGGGCTGACCACGACCATGTTCCTGCCGCTGCTGGAGTCCGTACCCGTGGTCTGCCACCGCGACCCCATGGACGCGCGGGCTGTCGGCCGCCTGTGCGCGGAGTTCGAGGCCACGCTGCTCTGCGCCGCACCCGAGGCCCTGGCGGCCTATGCGGCTGCCGACGCCCTGCACCCGCTCATGTTCAGCTCGCTTCGCTTCGTGCTCTCGGGCGGCGAGACGCTGGACTCGGCCACGGTCCGCGACTTCCGCCAGAAGTTCGGCCTCATGATCCACGACGGCTACGGCACCACCGAAACCACGCCCGTGGCCACGGTCAACGCCCCCGACGTGTTGAACCCCGCCGACCTGAGCATCCAGCAGGGCCGCAAGCCCGGCACCGTGGGCCTGCCCCTGCCCGGTTCGGCCCTGCGCATCGTGGATCCGGGCACCCTGGAGGACCTGCCCCACGGCGAAACGGGCCGCATCCTCATCGGCGGCACCCAGGTCATGCAGGGCTACCTGGGCCGGGATGCGGCCGACGGCGTGATCGAACGCGACGGCATCCGCTGGTTTGCGACCCAGGACCTGGGCCGGCTTGACGAGGACGGCTTCCTTATCCTGGCAGGCCGCGGCACGGACTAA
- a CDS encoding contractile injection system protein, VgrG/Pvc8 family produces the protein MPHPTADSSWFTFESPSNQDFRVYAFTGAEEVHRPYEFDIELVLDSAAVDFAGLLGQSACLSIADKSGGIRHVHGVIRHFVQLHTSNLRTHYRCLLVPRLWFLGLVTDHRIFQNMSVPQIIEQILKEQNFTGD, from the coding sequence ATGCCCCATCCGACAGCAGACAGTTCGTGGTTCACCTTCGAGTCCCCGTCCAATCAGGATTTCCGCGTCTACGCTTTTACGGGGGCCGAGGAAGTCCACCGGCCCTATGAATTCGACATCGAACTGGTCCTCGATTCCGCGGCCGTCGATTTCGCCGGGCTTCTCGGCCAGTCCGCCTGCCTGTCCATCGCCGACAAAAGCGGCGGCATACGCCATGTCCATGGCGTCATCCGGCACTTCGTTCAGCTGCACACCTCCAATCTCCGCACTCATTACCGCTGCCTGCTCGTCCCGCGCCTGTGGTTCCTTGGCCTGGTCACGGACCACCGCATTTTCCAGAACATGAGCGTGCCGCAGATCATCGAGCAGATTCTGAAGGAGCAGAACTTCACCGGCGAT
- a CDS encoding citrate synthase, whose amino-acid sequence MTMNDTATLTIDGKTYELPVVRGTEGEVAVDVSLLRGTSGAITLDQGYANTGSCFSAITFVDGEKGILRYRGYDIADLARYSSFVETAMLLVFGELPTREERAAFRTMLGDQALLHEDLMHHFEGFPPNGHPMAILSAVINSLGAYNPDLLDIQTEREFRKVAAKLISKVRTIAAFSYRKSVGLPIMYPDPSRSYCENFLHMMFSVPYKEHVPTPEAQKALSLFLLVHADHEQNCSCSTVRMVGSSEANLFASVSAGICALWGRLHGGANSAVVHMLEQIHEGDISVKECIERVKRKEFRLMGFGHRVYKNFDPRAKVLKECATNLLSTLHIKDPLLDIAQELEEIALKDDFFVSRKLYPNVDFYSGLILRALNIPVNMFPVMFAMGRMPGWIAHWHEQHLEENTRIHRPRQIYVGPNVREYVPMKDR is encoded by the coding sequence ATGACGATGAACGATACGGCCACCCTGACCATCGACGGCAAGACCTACGAACTGCCCGTGGTGCGCGGCACCGAGGGCGAAGTCGCGGTGGATGTGAGCCTTCTGCGCGGCACGTCCGGGGCCATCACCCTGGACCAGGGCTACGCCAATACCGGTTCGTGCTTCAGCGCCATCACCTTCGTGGACGGCGAGAAGGGCATCCTGCGCTACCGCGGCTACGACATCGCGGACCTGGCGCGCTACAGTTCCTTCGTGGAGACGGCCATGCTGCTGGTCTTCGGCGAGCTGCCCACCCGCGAGGAGCGCGCCGCCTTCCGCACCATGCTCGGCGACCAAGCCCTGCTGCACGAAGACCTCATGCACCATTTCGAAGGGTTCCCGCCCAACGGGCACCCCATGGCCATCCTTTCGGCCGTGATCAACTCCCTGGGCGCCTACAACCCCGACCTGCTCGACATCCAGACCGAGCGCGAGTTCCGCAAGGTCGCGGCCAAGCTCATCAGCAAGGTGCGCACCATCGCCGCCTTCTCCTACCGCAAGTCCGTCGGCCTGCCCATCATGTACCCTGACCCGAGCCGCTCCTACTGCGAGAACTTCCTGCACATGATGTTCTCCGTGCCCTACAAGGAGCATGTGCCAACGCCCGAGGCCCAGAAGGCCCTCTCGCTCTTCCTGTTGGTCCACGCCGACCACGAGCAGAACTGCTCCTGCTCCACCGTGCGCATGGTCGGCTCCTCCGAGGCCAACCTCTTCGCCTCGGTCTCGGCCGGCATCTGCGCCCTGTGGGGACGCCTGCACGGCGGCGCCAACTCTGCCGTGGTCCACATGCTCGAACAGATCCACGAGGGCGACATCTCCGTCAAGGAGTGCATCGAGCGGGTCAAACGCAAGGAATTTCGACTCATGGGCTTCGGCCACCGCGTCTACAAGAACTTCGACCCCCGGGCCAAGGTGCTGAAGGAGTGCGCCACGAATCTGCTCTCCACCCTGCACATCAAGGACCCGCTTCTCGATATCGCCCAAGAGCTCGAGGAGATCGCCCTGAAGGACGACTTCTTCGTCTCGCGCAAGCTCTACCCCAACGTGGACTTCTACTCCGGCCTCATCCTGCGCGCTCTGAACATCCCCGTGAACATGTTCCCCGTCATGTTCGCCATGGGACGCATGCCCGGCTGGATCGCCCACTGGCACGAACAGCACCTTGAAGAAAACACCCGCATCCACCGGCCGCGCCAGATCTACGTCGGGCCCAATGTGCGGGAGTATGTGCCGATGAAGGACAGATAG